In the genome of Streptomyces sp. NBC_00190, one region contains:
- a CDS encoding outer membrane protein assembly factor BamB family protein, with amino-acid sequence MADRPEPHTPLHDQPFPELLGQACQAVISSDGQWIAVSSVMHQYSRVAVYRAADLSCAHLLTFTMEAESIAFHPTLPLLAVGLDNYDEYCREGGLTLLEADTGHRVDFADPAWGIEPVRWLDDRTLELTYFALDHGVGSLMARATVVRDDWRGLAPDALDLTALDRTALDPEDPRTYDDIPPAQPLLRALAERAGRSYDARGGVRAVAGVGDGRVLATRRDAAVECWAADGSELWSVPAPSAIGGARIEVAADERTVRVAVAGPDTRTRTDFLLVDTADGTVLDRRSVPFSAAMSARTDGVWAIRDTYDRSFGSEPPTPPNTRIFAADGKRIGSVHVPDRYDLVPLDARRCPELLYGRRGRDVVALASDGAAETVLFTVDAPLGRVVYVSDAAGTALLHGQSELVRRAFPSGEVQWSRPLEAAVSALDTHAGVLHALCADNSLVSLDAADGTVLHRRTLPPYQPLSLHAAPDGTILVGTTAGQILRFPAAHVPTGTAGRDAVGAASDFR; translated from the coding sequence ATGGCTGACCGGCCGGAACCGCACACCCCGCTCCACGACCAGCCGTTCCCCGAACTGCTCGGACAGGCGTGCCAGGCAGTGATCAGCAGCGACGGGCAGTGGATCGCGGTCAGTTCGGTGATGCACCAGTACAGCCGGGTCGCCGTGTACCGCGCCGCCGACCTGTCCTGCGCCCACCTGCTGACCTTCACGATGGAGGCGGAGTCGATCGCGTTCCACCCCACACTGCCCCTGCTCGCCGTCGGCCTCGACAACTACGACGAGTACTGCCGCGAAGGCGGCCTCACCCTGCTCGAGGCCGATACCGGGCACCGCGTCGACTTCGCCGACCCCGCGTGGGGTATCGAGCCCGTCCGCTGGCTGGACGACCGTACCCTCGAACTCACCTACTTCGCCCTGGACCACGGCGTCGGGAGCCTGATGGCCCGGGCGACCGTCGTACGCGACGACTGGCGCGGCCTCGCCCCCGACGCCCTCGATCTGACCGCCCTCGACCGGACGGCGCTCGACCCCGAGGACCCGAGGACGTACGACGACATACCGCCCGCGCAGCCGCTGCTGCGCGCCCTCGCCGAACGGGCCGGACGCAGTTACGACGCGCGGGGCGGGGTCCGGGCCGTGGCCGGAGTCGGCGACGGCCGGGTGCTCGCCACCCGCCGGGACGCGGCGGTGGAGTGCTGGGCCGCGGACGGATCGGAACTGTGGAGCGTGCCCGCGCCGTCGGCGATCGGCGGCGCCCGCATCGAGGTGGCCGCCGACGAGCGGACCGTACGCGTGGCCGTCGCCGGTCCCGACACCCGCACGCGGACCGACTTCCTGCTCGTCGATACGGCCGACGGCACCGTCCTCGACCGCCGCTCGGTGCCGTTCTCGGCCGCGATGTCCGCCCGTACGGACGGGGTCTGGGCGATCCGGGACACGTACGACCGCAGCTTCGGGAGCGAGCCGCCCACCCCGCCCAACACGCGGATCTTCGCCGCCGACGGCAAGCGGATCGGCTCGGTCCATGTGCCGGACCGGTACGACCTCGTCCCGCTCGACGCCCGCCGCTGCCCCGAGCTGCTGTACGGGCGAAGGGGTCGGGACGTGGTCGCGCTCGCCTCCGACGGCGCGGCCGAGACCGTGCTCTTCACCGTCGACGCGCCGCTCGGCCGGGTGGTGTACGTGTCCGATGCCGCCGGCACCGCCCTGCTGCACGGGCAGTCGGAGCTCGTCCGCCGGGCCTTCCCGTCCGGCGAAGTCCAGTGGAGTCGGCCGCTGGAAGCCGCGGTCTCCGCCCTCGACACGCACGCCGGGGTCCTGCACGCCCTGTGCGCCGACAACAGCCTCGTCTCCCTCGACGCGGCCGACGGGACGGTACTCCACCGGCGCACGCTGCCCCCGTACCAGCCGCTCTCCCTGCACGCGGCTCCCGACGGCACGATCCTCGTCGGCACCACCGCCGGCCAGATCCTGCGTTTCCCGGCGGCCCACGTGCCGACCGGGACGGCCGGCCGCGACGCCGTCGGGGCCGCAAGCGATTTCCGATGA
- a CDS encoding ABC transporter ATP-binding protein encodes MSEQQTQKQESIAPPAPPEFKYSWGQHNETMEALSLGQMARRVPSALKQTARLAVAVNRTAFHVLVASQILGGICTAAALAAIAQAMVPLLAGDGVQERISGAAWPLAVAAAMTALGALASISSGSAARRLNPGMATLADLAMVDAHMDVELAAYDAPDFTERSEAAETGSARSAMLLQDALGFTGGMIDMIAVASVLAVVHPVLLPLLLLSVIPRGLGSVYAARLDYRLHNQTIASRNIKHMMRWHLTTPKLADELRGNSMRPYAHHWYAAVCERIDSKMVSSAPRYLTVYLVAATASGVFVVATYGALAGLVIGGYMAISAAGTAIVAMRTSTAALSQLVVYGAAMFQHALYLGDYTTFVKEAAEKSGPRGPQVMESGPEKIRLEEASYTYPGKDTPALGPVSLTLARGEVVAVIGENGAGKSTLIRLLTSLTAPTSGTVAWDGIPTSDADQRSAWAHVGLVTQSYGYWPFSARENITLGQPDPRGEEAVWEALEAVGMRTTVEEFPDGLDTLLARSIWGGHEPSGGQWQRIACGRAFHRKPGLLVMDEPTSAMDPRGEHMVFSGLRGMKEDRITVIVTHRMENCRLADRIIVLDSGRIVEQGSFDQLVTLKGGRFRELYELSQDR; translated from the coding sequence ATGTCCGAACAGCAAACCCAGAAGCAGGAATCCATCGCACCGCCGGCCCCTCCGGAGTTCAAGTACAGCTGGGGCCAGCACAACGAGACCATGGAGGCGCTGTCGCTCGGGCAGATGGCCCGTCGCGTTCCCTCCGCCCTCAAGCAGACCGCGCGGCTCGCCGTCGCCGTCAACCGCACCGCCTTCCACGTGCTGGTCGCCTCGCAGATCCTTGGCGGGATCTGTACGGCGGCAGCGCTCGCGGCGATCGCCCAGGCGATGGTTCCGCTCCTGGCCGGCGACGGCGTCCAGGAACGCATCTCGGGCGCCGCCTGGCCGCTGGCCGTTGCCGCCGCGATGACCGCCCTCGGCGCCCTGGCCTCCATCAGCTCCGGCAGCGCGGCCCGCCGCCTCAATCCCGGCATGGCCACCCTCGCCGACCTCGCGATGGTCGACGCCCACATGGATGTGGAACTCGCCGCCTACGACGCCCCCGACTTCACCGAACGCTCGGAGGCCGCCGAGACCGGCTCCGCCCGCTCCGCCATGCTCCTGCAGGACGCCCTGGGCTTCACCGGCGGGATGATCGACATGATCGCGGTCGCGTCCGTCCTCGCCGTCGTCCACCCCGTACTTCTGCCGCTGCTCCTCCTGTCGGTGATCCCCCGCGGCCTCGGCTCGGTGTACGCGGCCCGCCTCGACTACCGGCTCCACAACCAGACGATCGCCTCCCGCAACATCAAGCACATGATGCGCTGGCACCTGACCACCCCGAAGCTGGCCGACGAGCTGCGCGGCAACAGCATGCGGCCCTACGCCCACCACTGGTACGCGGCCGTCTGCGAGCGCATCGACTCCAAGATGGTCAGCTCCGCGCCCCGCTACCTCACCGTGTACCTGGTCGCCGCCACCGCCTCCGGGGTCTTCGTCGTCGCGACGTACGGGGCGCTCGCCGGACTCGTCATCGGCGGCTACATGGCCATCTCCGCCGCAGGCACGGCCATCGTCGCCATGCGCACCTCCACCGCCGCCCTGTCACAGCTCGTCGTCTACGGGGCGGCCATGTTCCAGCACGCCCTCTACCTCGGCGACTACACCACCTTCGTCAAGGAGGCCGCCGAGAAGTCCGGCCCGCGCGGCCCGCAGGTGATGGAGAGCGGGCCGGAGAAGATCCGGCTGGAGGAGGCCTCCTACACCTACCCCGGCAAGGACACCCCCGCCCTCGGACCGGTCTCGCTCACCCTGGCCAGGGGTGAGGTGGTGGCCGTCATCGGGGAGAACGGCGCCGGGAAGTCCACGCTGATCCGGCTGCTGACCTCGCTGACCGCCCCGACGTCCGGCACCGTCGCCTGGGACGGCATCCCGACCTCGGACGCCGACCAGCGCTCCGCCTGGGCCCATGTCGGTCTCGTCACCCAGTCGTACGGGTACTGGCCGTTCTCCGCCCGGGAGAACATCACCCTCGGCCAGCCGGACCCCCGCGGCGAGGAGGCCGTGTGGGAAGCCCTGGAGGCGGTCGGCATGCGGACGACCGTCGAGGAGTTCCCCGACGGCCTGGACACGCTCCTGGCACGCTCGATCTGGGGCGGCCACGAGCCCTCCGGCGGGCAGTGGCAGCGCATCGCCTGCGGTCGCGCCTTCCACCGCAAGCCGGGCCTGCTGGTCATGGACGAGCCGACGAGCGCCATGGACCCGCGCGGCGAACACATGGTCTTCTCCGGCCTGCGGGGCATGAAGGAGGACCGGATCACGGTGATCGTCACACACCGGATGGAGAACTGCCGCCTCGCGGATCGCATCATCGTCCTGGACAGCGGCCGCATCGTGGAACAGGGCTCCTTCGACCAGCTCGTCACCCTGAAGGGGGGCCGGTTCCGCGAGCTGTACGAGCTCTCGCAGGACCGATGA
- a CDS encoding helix-turn-helix domain-containing protein — protein sequence MTLRIDISGLPSERLRFAASPLAELTAMLHVLAEPGHHPQLAGWAGDVWAGLRPELAERLREAEFLWRSSQADFLIPARPRPTLAEELDDVDRIDDETYVTAALVTTCGSNRVHFGAQSPLTDATSRERALDLAQARGARQEAFAERLLADPAAVRARVRHTLEQCAEAFFDAAWTDVAVQLATDLRLKNDLLKRQGIGAALASVSGAVTLAPDGDCIVVDKLQDKATAAHGTGVTFIPSVFGRPHLVAVHAPGWQPVVQYPVAEPSPSEPVSLETVTLRLEALAHPVRLRLLRTLARGPHTNGELAHAWELSPPEVSRHLAVLRRAGLLTARRHGRYVRYTLDLPGLTALGADLLAAVLR from the coding sequence GTGACGTTGAGGATCGACATCAGCGGCCTGCCGTCCGAGCGACTGCGGTTCGCCGCCTCCCCGCTGGCCGAGCTGACCGCGATGCTGCACGTGCTGGCCGAACCCGGGCATCATCCGCAGCTCGCCGGCTGGGCCGGGGACGTCTGGGCCGGGCTGCGGCCGGAGCTGGCCGAGCGGTTGCGGGAGGCGGAGTTCCTCTGGCGTTCCTCACAAGCCGACTTCCTGATCCCCGCCCGACCTCGGCCGACCCTCGCCGAGGAGTTGGACGACGTGGACCGGATCGACGACGAAACGTACGTGACCGCCGCGCTCGTCACCACGTGCGGCAGCAACCGGGTCCACTTCGGCGCGCAGTCGCCGCTCACCGACGCGACGTCGAGGGAGCGGGCCCTGGACCTGGCCCAGGCCCGCGGCGCGCGGCAAGAGGCCTTCGCGGAACGGCTGCTCGCGGACCCGGCCGCTGTGCGGGCACGGGTGCGCCACACCCTCGAACAGTGCGCCGAGGCCTTCTTCGACGCCGCCTGGACGGACGTCGCCGTGCAACTCGCCACCGACCTGCGCCTGAAGAACGATCTGCTGAAGCGCCAGGGCATCGGGGCGGCACTCGCCTCGGTCTCCGGCGCGGTCACCCTGGCACCGGACGGCGACTGCATCGTCGTGGACAAGCTGCAGGACAAGGCGACCGCCGCCCACGGCACCGGGGTCACCTTCATCCCCAGTGTCTTCGGCCGCCCGCACCTGGTGGCGGTCCACGCGCCCGGGTGGCAGCCGGTGGTGCAGTACCCCGTGGCCGAGCCGAGTCCATCGGAGCCGGTATCGCTGGAAACGGTCACACTCCGGCTGGAGGCGCTCGCACATCCGGTACGGCTGCGGCTCCTGCGCACGCTCGCCCGCGGCCCGCACACCAACGGTGAGCTGGCCCACGCCTGGGAGCTTTCGCCCCCGGAGGTTTCCCGCCACCTCGCGGTCCTGCGCCGCGCGGGCCTGCTCACGGCCCGGCGGCACGGTCGCTACGTCCGGTACACCCTCGATCTGCCCGGCCTGACGGCACTGGGCGCCGACCTGCTGGCGGCCGTACTGCGCTGA
- a CDS encoding MFS transporter encodes MATTTKIRPRALVRASGGPRYAVALAVDALGTGLLRPFLLLYGVMVLRLSAPVTGIAMTVGIVVGLVCMPAVGRWLDRGARSTVVAASMLVRVLGVALLLATPAGHVWLFSTAALFLGIGNQAWPAAHAALVATVAHGRERDVALAGGRALRNAGLGAGALLATACLAGGTAALQALAAATGLAYLTAAALAWSVHVHAHPAASPTEDREEGPAPRMRTLLAANVVYVFCLNVPEIALPLVLVTQMHASPVWSAAIFVANTVLVVTLQVPVTVLMSRFSRRTALALAGVVLTASYLGFLAATSLGHGWGAPAVALVSVVCTIGEIIYAGSATALVTHLAPAHVLGRTLARFELSTGLGLAVSPAVITALAPHGSAALWGSLAAATLLSTGAVATEKDRRGRPGAGFH; translated from the coding sequence ATGGCAACCACCACCAAGATCCGGCCCCGCGCCCTCGTCCGTGCCTCCGGAGGCCCCCGCTATGCCGTCGCCCTGGCCGTGGACGCGCTCGGCACCGGCCTGCTGCGACCTTTTCTGCTGCTCTACGGGGTGATGGTGCTGAGACTGTCCGCGCCGGTCACCGGCATCGCCATGACGGTCGGCATCGTCGTCGGTCTGGTCTGCATGCCCGCGGTCGGCCGATGGCTCGACCGGGGCGCACGCAGCACGGTCGTGGCAGCGTCGATGCTGGTACGGGTGCTGGGCGTGGCGCTGCTGCTGGCCACCCCCGCCGGACACGTCTGGCTGTTCTCGACGGCGGCGCTCTTCCTCGGCATCGGCAACCAGGCGTGGCCGGCTGCCCACGCAGCTCTCGTGGCCACGGTCGCCCACGGCCGGGAACGCGACGTCGCTCTCGCGGGAGGCCGCGCCCTGCGCAACGCCGGCCTGGGCGCGGGCGCGCTCCTCGCCACCGCATGCCTGGCGGGCGGCACCGCCGCATTGCAGGCGCTGGCGGCCGCCACCGGGCTCGCCTATCTCACTGCGGCGGCCTTGGCATGGTCGGTCCACGTACACGCGCACCCGGCCGCTAGCCCGACCGAGGACAGGGAGGAGGGGCCTGCGCCCCGGATGCGTACGCTGCTGGCCGCCAACGTGGTCTACGTCTTCTGCCTCAACGTCCCCGAAATCGCGCTCCCTCTGGTCCTGGTGACACAGATGCACGCGTCTCCGGTGTGGTCGGCAGCCATCTTCGTGGCCAACACGGTGCTGGTGGTCACCCTTCAGGTTCCGGTCACCGTCCTGATGTCCCGCTTCTCCCGGCGCACCGCGCTGGCTCTCGCCGGCGTGGTACTCACCGCGTCCTACCTCGGCTTCCTCGCGGCCACCTCGCTGGGACACGGCTGGGGTGCCCCGGCCGTCGCCCTGGTGTCCGTGGTCTGCACCATCGGCGAGATCATCTATGCCGGCAGCGCCACCGCGCTCGTCACCCACCTCGCCCCGGCGCATGTCCTGGGACGAACCCTCGCCCGCTTCGAGCTCTCCACGGGTCTCGGCCTCGCCGTCTCCCCGGCCGTCATCACCGCTCTCGCACCCCACGGTTCGGCGGCCCTCTGGGGCAGCCTCGCCGCTGCGACGCTCCTCTCCACCGGAGCCGTAGCCACGGAGAAGGACCGCCGAGGGAGGCCTGGCGCCGGTTTTCATTGA
- a CDS encoding RICIN domain-containing protein produces the protein MFASLKPIGKTLAMVGVATGLALGVATPASANSTVSWQHEVSGLCLGWNLDNNDAKMWGCSSYGTSWYEYNNGDGTWLMKRNDDRGYCLTGYWDNDVYMEPCTGNDYQRWYEVQTSAGWKLKHKATGRFLDANDSGSSVYLHDENNGRYQLWH, from the coding sequence ATGTTCGCTTCGTTGAAGCCGATCGGCAAGACCCTTGCCATGGTCGGGGTGGCCACTGGCCTTGCCCTTGGCGTTGCCACACCGGCCAGCGCCAATAGCACGGTCAGCTGGCAGCACGAGGTGTCCGGTCTGTGCCTGGGCTGGAACCTGGACAACAACGATGCCAAGATGTGGGGTTGCTCGTCCTACGGAACGTCCTGGTACGAGTACAACAACGGCGACGGCACATGGCTCATGAAGCGCAACGACGACCGCGGGTACTGCCTGACGGGCTACTGGGACAACGACGTCTACATGGAGCCGTGCACGGGCAACGACTACCAGCGCTGGTACGAGGTTCAGACGTCGGCCGGCTGGAAACTCAAGCACAAGGCGACCGGCCGGTTCCTGGACGCCAATGACAGCGGAAGCAGCGTCTACCTCCACGACGAGAACAACGGCCGCTACCAGCTCTGGCACTGA